catcttgcttttgtttttgatatttgatacattgtttttgcgtttcctttgcttttgtatttttgttttcattccatCTTGCTTTTGTATTTGcctttgttgctttgtttttgtgcAAGGTGATGCCTGTATGCAAATCAAGCCGATATTGTTCCTGGATTTCCATACAGCGCGAGGAGGGTCATTAAacattttcttctgtattttctttttctctttctctgctttcttcttcttcttttttatgtgttttctcactattttcccctcgtttcgtccatttatttcatttttccttttcctataatgtctcatttatttgttttattattattttttgtctttcttgagagagagagaaagagggagagagagagagagactgataaacaGCGTTCatgaaatagatagagacagacagatatatagatagatagacagataaagatagacagatagatagatagatagatagatagacagatagatagataaatatatatattatatatatatatatatatatatatatatatatataagagagagagagagagagagagagagagagagagagagagagaggagggagagagaggattgagagggagagagaaacagaaacagacagaaaaggaaggaCACAAACtttcgtaaaaataaataaatgaataaataaataaataatatatatatatatatatatatatatatatatatatatatatatatatatatatatatctatatatatatattagtatatatatatatatatatatatatatatatatatatatatatatatatatatatatatatatatatacatatacacaaacaggcGATTCTTTTTAATCATTTACGCAAATGCTAAATCCTTCCTTTCTTATCAGAGAAagagatattaaaaaagaaatacagaggcGGAGGAGGACGGAAGCAAATtcacaataaaaatggaaataacttgaaaaaggattaaagtggaaaagagaagtaagtgaagaggaagataaagacgagagaaaagaaacgttAGGTCCAGTAGCAGTGAAAtgtaatttgaaatatatatatataatatatatatatatatatatatatatatatatatatatatatatataaaatatatatattatatatatatatatatatatatatatatataatatatatatatatatatatatatatatatatatatatatatatatatatctatacatatatatattttcatttagctGTGTCTGCGTGCAttagtctgtgtatgtatgtgtgtgtgtgtgtgtgtgtgtgtgtgtgtgtgtgtgtgtgtatggtgtgtgcgtgcgttgtgtgtgtgtgtgtgtatgtgtgtgtgtgtgtgtgtgtgtgtgtttgtgtgtgtatgtatgtgtgtgtgtgtgtgtccatatgcatatacatatattaacgcACGTGTGTATGTCTTCATATACGTGTGTTATGCGTCCGCTtttatttgtgtgcgtatgtgcggcTATATATATCCGTACATACGTATCCACACACTCACAACTCCAACCTAAAAATTATACCTTTCTTCCCCTCACGCCGCCATCCGTCGTCCATCCGTCGTCCCTCCGTCGCCCCTCCGTCGCCCCTCCGTCGCCCCTCCGTCGCCCCTCCGTCGCCTTCCGTCAGGAACGAGAGCAGCAGGGTGTTCGCATGCTGGGGCGTCGTGCTGTGGCTGGACACGTGGAAGAAGGCACTCCTGTACTGGACCTTTGCCTCGCTCTTGCTCATCAAGCCGCATACCCTCTGGCTTACTGGTTTGGTGGTCGGTgggtttgtgtgctgtgtgttttgttCCTCTGGgtctctgtttgtcttctctGCTCCTTCTCTTGTCGTCCTCTTGCggtccttctttcccctctctctctcctctctctcactctctcctctctctatctctttctccctccatcctctctctctcctctccctcctctctctcctctcgtctctgtctctcctctctctctcctctctctcctctttccgtctgcttcctttttcctttctgtcttctttctttctctgctctctctctctctcttctttctttctttctttcttctgttctttctctctcctctctctttctttccctttccctttcctttctctctctctccttcgttctcttctctcgtcctcttcctctctctgtctctcttctctctctctctctcttcttctctctctctctctctctctctctctctctctctctctcttcttattattatatattatatatatatatatatatatatatatatatatatatatatatatatatatctcactcactctcactctcactccacacaacttctttctctccctctccctctccctatctttctctctcttcctttcgttctttatGTGCATGTGCATCCGTGTTCGTTTATCCACATATCAACTTACTAACATATATTTAATCTATGCATATGCTAACCCTTTCCACATATATACGAAAaaatgtcataatcatcattactcaaGAAAAAGGATACGTACACCCAACGTTATACCGCCAAAGAATTAAGTTACAAAAGAAACCTATTTTAAACTACATACGCAAACACAGTATATATGATATTCCAACCGCCAGCTTTGTTAAGGATTACAGTATTGGAAATGTCATAGATGGTATACAACCCAGGCTTATTGTGCAGTCAGCAGCTATCCCTCGATGTGCTATATAATGGGATTTCTGAAGCTGGTTCCGTTCACGAGGTAAATGTTCGGTGGTGCTATGCTGTAAAGGAAAcgcctgattttatttttgtttgtgatattgttttgttgttgttgttgttaatatcgatgttgttattttcatgGTTAGTGTTGttagttgttattgtcgttgtgacgattgttattattgttgttactttcatttatctttcgttgttcttctttcttctttcttcctctttgtccttgttaatactgttatgattattgttgcatttgttatcattatttctctctttctctctctatctatctatccatctatctatctatccatctatctacctatatctatctatctatatctatctatctatatctatctatctatctacgtatctatccatctacctagcTACTCATCTatctcgttcctctccctccctctcgctcctctctccttccgctcTAATTGCCTTGTTTGTTTTGGTCTTACTCCGGCCACGTGACCAGGCTGCTGCAATGTGTATTTTGTACCTGTCCTTCATTATTCATTCTATTCATCCTTTTCTGCCATTCACATTTGTCACACAcgggagagaggacagggaggtTGGAAGACGAAAGGATAAGgatgaatatacataaacacgctcatgaactatgtgtgtgtgtgtgtttgtgtgtgtgtgtgggtttgtatgaatgtgtgtgtgtttgtgtgtgtgtgtgtgtgtgtgtttgtgggtttgtgtgtgtgtttgtgggtttgtgtgtgtgtttgtggtgtttgtgtgtgtgtgtgtgtgtgtgtgtgtgtgtgtgtgtgtgtgtgtttgtgggtttgtatgaatgtgtgtgtgtgtgttactgtattATGATTTgtgatcattgttgttgtttgcattattatcaacattatcaacattgtttttcttttgttttataattatcagtgttatcattattagcgttgttagtgtaaacattattattattatcattttttaatctttggttattattgttattattattattattattattattattattattattattattatcatcatcatcattattattgttgttattattattattattattattattatcattatcattattattttcatcatcatcattattatcattatcatttttattattattgtgatcatcattaccattatcatattctttttctattattattatcatcactatctttattttatttactgacGTTGATCTTATAAGAATTttgcatatgattattatttttattatcattattgttactattatcattattagtgttattattattattattgcgcttattattattattatcatcatcttcattattatcattattattattactgctattattgttgttttttgttattattatcattatcactattatcaatatcagcattattatcatcattatcatccttttattaccatcatgttattatcatcataattactatcattatgatcatcgttaTATTACAAgcaattttctcattatttcgttAACACTAACAAAAATTCTGGACCTAATTATCATAAACCCCTAACTTCGCCCTTTagccatcttaaaaaaaaaaaaactcaacttcttcaataatatatccacacaaaaaatattttttttataaaaggcaaACTATTTTTTTCGGATTCTGACGCGAAGGGAAAATAGTTTAGTTCAATATTCAGTAAAGTTTTCCAATATTTGGGACCTTAAATGTCGTCAACACGTTTGTCTGCTTTGAGAGACAGTGATGGTGAGATGGTGAATGGGGATGGTGAGTTATGGTGAATTCTGCATCTTTTTATTCACGATTGTTATGCTAATGGTGTTACGACTGACCcctattggtaataataattgtaaaggtAATGGTGAGGATGGTAAACGGGGATGGTGAGTGATGGTGAACACTGTAGCTTTTTATTCGTgattattagtaatgttaatgGTGATCCCGGTAGAGGTAGTGATGTTAGTACTGATGGTGAGGATGGAAAATGGAGATGGTGAGTGATGGTGAATTCTGAATACAAATTTTTATGTATGGTGTTGGGAATGGTAATACTTGTTATAGTGATAGACTCTATGTGAACAGTGTTACGactgatggtgaggatggtgaatGGGGAAGATGAGTGATGGTGAAATTGTAGatatcgtattatatatgatagcgacgatcattatcaattatttggGCTGAATGAGGTTAGTGAGTGATGATGAACTTTGTATACATGgtattagcaatgataattgtATCTTTCGTGGTTATAGTGAGTTGacgattatatttttatagcCTTAATGGTGACAATAGCGAATGGGGAGGGCGAATGATTGTGAATTGTGTATACATCGGATTGCACATGCTATCAATACAAATTTTAATACTGAGAATTCAGGAAAGTAAATTCTTACAACAggattatatctgtatataaatttcTGTCACACGATAGGTGTAAattgaggaagggaaagagaagagaagagagagagagagagagagagagagagagagagagagagagagagagagagagagagagagcgagagagagagagagagagagacagacagacagacagacagacagacagacagagacaaacagaaatagaagcagagaaaaagacagaagtaAAGACAGATATGTGAGTGAGTctgcgtatgtatgaatgtatgcttaCCTGTCTATACATGCGTATGTGTAAGCACTTGAAAATCGTCCAGCCAAGCTTCATTGGGTTTCATTAAGAGAATGACCCGCGTCTTAAGAACCTCCCTCAGGATCTACGCGCGACCGTCAGCGCCTTCCGCGCATCTTGAAGACGCCCCGAAAGGCTTTTGAAGAAGTGCTGTCAAGTTGCTCACCGGATCATCCTTCGCTGCGTCTGTTGTTTAGAATGTCGCTTCtggtttgttgttcttttttatttatttatttatttatttatttatctatttgtttatttatttttagaactTTCGTATATAGGacatgtgagtttgtgtgtttgtgtgtgtgggtctgagagagagacagagagaaagagagagagagagagagagagagagagagagagagagagagagagagatagagagagagagagagagtctaaatgcgtgtgtgtgtgtatgtgtgtgcgtcaaCGAATATGTATATGAGACTGTGCGcatgtatatttctgtgtataggTCAGTATATACAgatgtttctttttctgtaaggatcagaaaaaaaaatcatacatgttGGCGATTCAGTTGAGTGCGATGAGCATGGCAAGACAGCAATGGCAACTATGGCAAGTGAGTGGACGTTCCGCCAAAAAAGCTTAATGTAGTGttcacttttttcctcctttttcctagcTCCTGCATTATGTAATCGCATCAGTACATTCATGCGGAAGTGTTGAATGTCAGTGCCAGGCTCTTGCCTATTTCTTAGATAAAAAGAGcgaaaataaacgaaagagaagagaagagagatatataaagagggagagagagagagaaagagagagagagagagagagagagagagggggggggggggtctctcttTTGAACAATAGAACAAAATGAAAGGGgattttttctgttctctgtATGGACTTTGGGCAgttgaaaagaaaatatgttttgCTGGTAGAATTGTGTGATGTTTTCCtgctttatttatttgtgtacttttttatcactatcacctAGTACATAAAGATAGGTATGTAATCATGCgtctgtgcacatgtgtgtgtgtgtgtgtgtgtgtgtgtgtgtgtgtgtgtgtgtgtgtgtgtgtatgtgtgtgtgtgtatgtgtgcgtgcacgtgtgtggtgtgtgtgtgtggtgtgtgtgtatgtgtgtgtgtgtgtgtgtgtgtgtgtgtgtgtgtgtgtgtgtgtggtgtgtgtgtgtgtgtgtgtgtgtgtgtgtgtgtgtgtgtttactgtaaCAATTTTCTacgtgtgcgtatctgtgtgtgtatgtacgtatgtgcgtgtatgtgttgggCATGTGTGTTATTacattcatcatcctcatcaccgtttttattgcttttatctatataactgatattttttatcataacccTTTTCCTTATGACTATTAtccccttcattattattacctccaCGCGCGCAATATGAATAGCCTGTACATCACCccatctctcatttttttttacattcgtttctctctctctctctctctctctctctctctctctctctctctctctctctctctctctctctctctctctctctctccttcttctcttctcttctcttccctctctgcctctcttttctctctctttctctctccatgcaTCCTCTGCTTCCCTAACTAGCCCCAGACCCTCTAAATATAGCCTAGTCCTCCCTCGTAATTCTCACCGTcgtgtcttttctctccctttctctttgcttcCCTGACTGACTTAGTGACTGTCTGACGGCCATAAAGTCACCAGTTCTCTCTCGTAAATTTCTGCCTCAAAGTCGATCCTCTTTtggccaattttcttttttcttcgtcactatttttttttctcttggataTATAGAAGGAAATTTGTCGAGGAAACATCCTGAAATTTTGGGATTTTGTCGACgatggtgggagagggggaggggtgggagggagggaggaagggggagacagagagggaggggagagagggagggaagaaggggggagacaaagagggagggagagagtgagagaaagtgaaggagggaggaggggaaggaaaaggaaggagggagggaggaagggagggaagaagggagaggaggaagggagggagactggGAAGCAggtgtagagagagggaagaaggaatggatggagaaaaacaaagatggagagagaaagaggaaagagggcgaaagagacagagcgagggaagggaatggaagaaaaacagacagaaatagacagagaaacaaggagaaacctatagataagagaaaatagataaaacagtaTAGAAATAGGAGCGTAAGAGCGAGGTCAGCAAAGGTCGAATTCCAGAGCGAGGGTGAAggttcccctccccctacacctaccctcaccccccctacctCGCATTCCAgacctaaaagagagagagaaaaaaaggcagtaGAGGGTGactaagggaaggagggaagtggtgaggggaagaggatggaatataagatgaaaggaagaagtggggataaagagagagaaaggaagaagtggggataaagagagtaaaaggaagaagttggggataaagagagtgaaatgaagaagtggggataaagagagtgaaatgaagaagtggggataaagagagagaaaggaagaagtggggataaagagagagaaaggaagaagtggggataaagagagtgaaaggaagaagtggggataaagagagtgaaaggaagaagtggggataaagagagagaaaggaagaagtgaggataaagagatgaaaggaagaagtgaggataagagaggaaaggaaagtgggataaagagagtgaaaggagaagtgaggataaagagagagaaaggaagaagtggggataaagagagtaaaaggaagaagTTGGGAGGGGTAAtgggtgggaagaagagagagggataaaggctcagagaaagaggaatgaatatagaataaaaagaaaaggaaaggataaacagTGAAAAGAACAGGGTGAcataaaggagggaggaagaaggagggataaagaggggaggaggaaaagagagggataaaagctgagagaaagagatcgaaagaaaggaaaaacgagaagATGAAtagtgagaggaaaaagagaagaaggaaggggaataacAGTGAAAGGAAGATaatggatgaaggaagaggaaggaataaggaaaggagggaagaaaacggaggaaatagcagaaggaaaagaagacagaagagagcgGAAGACGAAGGAACAAGAGATAAAGGATAAGTAGTTAGCGAACaggaagtaaaaggaaataaatagagcaaaaaaggaataaaaaagagagaaaatggaatttaaaaataaataaaaaataagtggagggaggaaaagtggaaggaagggagggagagaaggatggagggagggggggagagggggagggagggagggagggagagggggagggagggagggagggagagggggagggagagggggagggagggagggaaagaagaaaggagggttagaaagaagaagtaaagggagggaaaagagagacaaggagaaagagagaagaaagactagAGTGAGGAcgataagaaatataaaaggaaggaaagaagagatagaaagagaaagagaagtaggaaatatagaagagaaataaaaaaggaagaagagaagaaaataaagagtgaagaGGGAAAGCGGGgatgagtaaagagaaagagtgcaaggcgagagggaaggaaggagggaaatagagaaaaaaaaaaagagagagaaagggaaggacagaaggagagcgaaggaaagatagaaaataataggaCAAAGAAAATACAGGAAATGAGGAcaatatacaatatgaatatgaatacaaataacaggaatttgtatAGATAACCGgaatagaagaggagggagaaaaaacgataaaaaacagaGAAGTGAATGGGAGGAAAATTTAAACGCCTATAACAGGTTAAGcagaataagatttaaaaaaaaactgaaagatagAATCAGAATGAAAAGACATATActggaaagaacgaaagaaataagaagtgcagagaagaaaaataaaaaggagaatgaaggagactAATAATTATCCCAAATTTTCTCCCTCCATCATAACGTGAGATCACTTGTAGGCCTAATAAGCTTcaaggagggaaaatgaaggggagcttcagggagagagggagggagagggtgggaggagggggagggaggaggggggaggaagaggggggggggagagagggagggagggtgggaggaggggagggaggagtggggggaggaagaggagggagggggagagagggagggagagggtgggaggagggggagggaggagggggagggagagaaagggaggaggcagaagagggagggagaaggaggaagaggaggaagggagggggagaggaggaggagggagacaagggagagagggagagagaaggaggaagagaaaggagggagggagagaagaaagaagaggagggagggaggagagtaagaggaaaaagagggaggggagtaggaggaagaatgggtgaaggagggggaagaaaagtagAAGGAGGGGGAATTTGTGATGGTAAAGGCAGGTGATAAAGAAGGAAGATGCTATTATAACTgggaatgaggagaaggggaaatgaaggagggaagtaggaatgaaggaggaggaagaggaggaagagaaagggatgatGGCAAGGAAGGATGAGGTAAGGAAGGAGGTTATTTggcggggaaaagaagaaaaagggaaagaaggagaaggaagaaagaggtaagtggtaaaatagaaaaagtaggagggaagagaagagaagagaaagggaagaaggaggtgggggagtggggacaAATAAGGAGGAAAGctaagataataagaagaaaaagagaagaagtaaaGTAGGAGgaataatcaaaacaacaaaaagaaaaaaaggagggaggaggagaaggagaaaaaaaattaaaagaggggaggatgagacgCCGTTCTCGCCTCCGTGTAGGCCTAAAGGTCCTTTTATCCGACTTATCCACTAAAGGGAGTAAACTTAATAAGAAGTGGAAGCCTTAAGATTACACTAAGTAACACCCTGCCCAACTTTGTCATAAGGGGGAATACTGCGAGGCCAAGAATACTGAAAAACCTCCTGTGCCATAGtggctgttttttctcttttttttatgtcgtatattttggtatattttacttctaattcttcttcttcttcttcttcttcttcttctctttcttcttcttcttggtcggattttaaattttgcttttattgGTGTCTTTAAAcctgattttctattttttttttcttcgtcttggtcgggtttttaaatcttcttttattggtgtttttaaaCCTGAATATGTATGAAGAGGCTCCTTAAATAGTGTTGTAAAACCTATCTAGGCTAAGAAATGATACGTCTATCAAACTAAAGCACTGAATATTAGCTTTCAGATATTTTCAGATCCTTATGTAAGCCAAGATAATCGTACCTGCTTGCTCCGGTCTTCTCGGAGTTATAATGCATAtagactgtgtatgtgtgtgtatgtatatatatatatatatatatatatatatatatatatatatatatatatatatatatatatatatatatatatcctttttttatctttattacacacacaaaaaatatgcttatatatatatatatatatatatatatatatatatatatatatatatatatatatatatatatatatatatatatatatatatatatatatatatatatatatatatatatatatatataagcatatttttgtgtgtgtgtgtaaaaaaaaagaaaaaaaagggatgacaataaaatataacatgCATAAATATCCCATCTACACATAACCTTATAAACTTGCTCTccccaaaccataaaaaaaaagtaaaaaagagaaaagtttaaTAGACCTAAGCTAACCAAGCCTACCCTTTTCCCCGTGTTCCCTCAGGCGGTATGCTCATAGGCCTAGgcttcctccacctcctgctgGTGTACAAGAAGAAGCTGGAAGCGAAGGAAGCCCTGTTGGAAGCCAAGGAAGATTCCTATGACAGGTGAGACGAATTTCGATTTTCTACAGTGTTATGTTCTGTTGTTTATGTCTTAAATgtggataaatgataaatgataaatacatctCGCCTCATTTTTATATCCTTTCTTAATTGGAATGTTTACctaataaatatattgttgttattgttagtaaatAACACGAATAAAAGATGAATGATAGATTATAAACTTTTATtgataagttaagttaagtaagtttatttaccaccctggctatctgctcaggcgtgggcaatcatgattacagttttacatatatctgacattgtacagtagtctgtaactactgtagttgtacaaggtaaaatagaaatataaatcatacatcatacaaaaattattacttacatatgcttttgccactgtgtttgaataacactgttatttgcttacggtagttctcacatagtaaatttagggtatagtacgagtatatcttccaatgtatcagatgaaatgaaatattcacatagttctttatacctcatgttaggtggtctgaaaggctgtatcacatgacattccgagatatagtgctcaagcgttcgtttgttttcttcgttacacagtctacatctagattcatctgcacttcttgcaccgtgcagttgccagtacattctgtaacctaaacgtattctggcaataaccacgtcacactgtctggtttgacttcggtgccacccataggaaggcttgccatctctatactgatcgtagtgccttatggtacagctttcaggcctttgagtgttaatcagatctactagttcttccttatgagaacttttcaacatatgtgcaaccctagcaagaggcatcccaagatctatgttcacaatatccttgctgcaggcttctttcgccaatttgtctacgtggtcgtgcttgcgtatgccaacatgagatggtatccatacaaattgaatgttgaaattacgctctgttgcataggttacgttacgcttaatgcaactcacaatttcttcatcgccacctgctttgaaagaatttagcgtccgaagagcactttgagagtcacagaaaactactccagagcccctagacattaagaattccgttgcgaggagtatacctgccagctccgtttgtgtagtgctggcccagttttgtattctcatattaacttgatgttgtagtaagacatttttgtatacagcgcaagcacaaccagctttgtatccagactgtacagatccgtcggcgtaacacttatatgcatcatcacccatagattctgtgtgttccgttaccgttgctagcgcaatttgtttcaacacacagttatgcaccctgtttttgtggtagacatgtaaggtgcacgatcaattttgggaatttttccagggtggaatggagcgaccttttggtatttacaaatttggaacattgagttttataatgttcatggagatttgtgtatcagaggggcGCGCGTGTTGTGATTTgccacgtctacttgcgtgattttatgttgcagttgtttttggaaattgagagatacgagggttccccagagctttgaccccaaaatgGTGGAAATAAATTATTCTATAAAGAAATGGATGGAAAGTTTAATTTGATCTCATGTTTATATCCTTGCGTCTCGGGGCGCGagggataatcctcatagcttcattttgcactactccaaactacctatttctgattccttacactgcaacaagtgcagtgcatggtagtctacaactgaccttataaaaaccaagtaa
This window of the Penaeus monodon isolate SGIC_2016 chromosome 39, NSTDA_Pmon_1, whole genome shotgun sequence genome carries:
- the LOC119597309 gene encoding uncharacterized protein LOC119597309 — its product is MSYEEIRCGCFWENLPYCARALGVATAVVLWGVGVDMVYHHHNLGAYILMFSITLLFLEITWVVTLFLTVCVRNESSRVFACWGVVLWLDTWKKALLYWTFASLLLIKPHTLWLTGFRRYAHRPRLPPPPAGVQEEAGSEGSPVGSQGRFL